In Fusarium falciforme chromosome 10, complete sequence, a single genomic region encodes these proteins:
- a CDS encoding uncharacterized protein (Related to RBTMx2 protein), translating to MNVGRDISILSDPALLEKVDKLRDLNIGQHVPLPQLVVVGDQSSGKSSVLESLTGIPFPKNQNLCTRHATQITSRRDRQDSVIIRIIPGPNASDEHRKHVGTFQVSGLSGLEFRQQFADILRKANDRMGLRADVSVGNGSVFSEDVLKIEVYGPHEDYLTIIDVPGIFRTTTQGTTKDDMIMVKDLVTKYIKDERTIILAVLPSNVDIATQEILEIAEDYDKNGERTLGVLTKPDLVLESSAQAAVCDLVQGQKRPLTLGYFLVRNRGSDGASKEQSELDQMFRNQPWADLPRDRVGIPALKEQLASLLVDITRREYPKLLQDVGSQIKECKRELDSLGPPRQDEREQRRFLCNIAGTFQSRARAALAADYNADPVFDQDALRLITHVVNITDVFSADFQQGAHSRHFQSLELLPPSDDDCDGTSVELTIDYLRELLHRAKLDDVAPAELAELGDVIELPRETPMPHDDVTSWISNIYLQNRGLDIGTFNANLVATAFAEQSRKWAEMTKTYMSRVILTIHRFIAAAIRSVCQEEQARSQLWSAILDSLVERYRMAMDQAKLLVEVEQHKQPYTLNRQFAEALSKARGHRITELLRPKARKDTKQWGEIQYMVNLDDIAKAAEGKSNMEQLQEEIHDILRAYYRLALDRFIDNVFQLAVDYSLLHGPSSPLKVFTQEWVINLEPEELERIVGETKSAKKRRSRLAKKIEDLSSALRILKS from the exons ATGAACGTCGGCCGCGATATCAGCATCTTGTCAGACCCGGCATTGCTTGAAAAGGTCGATAAGCTCCGCGACTTGAACATTGGTCAACATGTGCCTCTCCCTCAG CTTGTTGTAGTCGGAGATCAAAGCTCTGGCAAATCCTCTGTACTGGAAAGCCTCACCGGAATTCCGTTTCCCAAGAACCAAAACCTTTGCACCCGCCACGCAACACAGATCACATCTCGGCGCGATAGGCAGGACAGTGTCATCATACGCATCATTCCTGGGCCAAACGCATCAGACGAGCATAGGAAGCATGTCGGGACATTTCAGGTGTCGGGACTTTCAGGTTTGGAGTTCCGGCAACAATTCGCGGACATTCTACGGAAG GCGAATGATAGAATGGGTCTGCGAGCCGATGTCTCAGTCGGGAATGGCTCTGTGTTCAGCGAAGACGTCCTCAAGATTGAGGTATATGGGCCTCACGAGGACTATCTCACCATCATTGATGTTCCGGGAATCTTCCGCACTACTACCCAAGGAACCACTAAAGACGACATGATCATGGTGAAGGACCTCGTCACGAAGTATATCAAAGACGAACGAACCATCATCTTGGCGGTGTTGCCGAGTAATGTCGACATTGCCACGCAAGAGATCTTGGAGATTGCCGAAGATTACGACAAGAATGGTGAGCGTACTCTCGGAGTGCTCACTAAGCCCGACCTGGTACTTGAATCTAGTGCACAGGCTGCCGTCTGTGACCTTGTTCAAGGCCAGAAACGCCCGCTCACTCTTGGCTACTTTCTTGTCCGCAACCGTGGATCGGATGGCGCCTCAAAGGAGCAGTCAGAGCTTGACCAGATGTTCCGAAACCAGCCATGGGCTGATCTTCCACGGGATCGAGTAGGCATCCCGGCCCTCAAAGAGCAGCTTGCTTCGCTCTTGGTCGACATTACCCGACGAGAGTATCCTAAGCTGCTCCAAGATGTCGGCAGTCAGATTAAAGAGTGCAAGAGGGAACTGGACAGCCTTGGGCCTCCCCGCCAGGATGAGCGCGAGCAACGCAGATTTCTCTGCAACATTGCTGGAACTTTTCAAAGTCGTGCCAGGGCAGCGTTGGCGGCCGATTATAACGCAGATCCTGTTTTCGATCAAGACGCTCTTCGTCTCATCACGCACGTGGTTAACATCACTGATGTTTTCAGCGCCGATTTTCAACAGGGTGCCCATTCACGACACTTTCAGAgtcttgagctgctcccACCATCTGATGACGATTGTGATGGGACTTCAGTCGAGCTGACGATAGATTACTTGCGAGAGCTACTTCATCGTGCAAAACTGGACGATGTTGCGCCAGCAGAGCTTGCCGAACTCGGCGACGTCATTGAACTTCCGCGGGAAACACCAATGCCGCATGACGATGTCACTTCATGGATCAGTAACATCTACTTGCAGAATAGGGGGCTTGACATTGGCACCTTCAACGCAAACTTGGTTGCTACGGCTTTTGCAGAGCAGTCGCGCAAGTGGGCCGAAATGACCAAGACCTATATGAGCAGAGTAATCCTCACCATCCACCGCTTTATCGCCGCCGCAATTCGTTCCGTCTGTCAGGAAGAGCAAGCCCGTTCCCAGTTGTGGTCCGCAATCCTTGACAGCCTAGTCGAACGCTACAGGATGGCAATGGATCAAGCGAAGCTATTGGTCGAAGTCGAACAGCATAAGCAACCTTACACCCTCAACCGACAGTTCGCCGAAGCTCTGTCAAAGGCTCGGGGCCACCGAATCACTGAGTTGCTGCGTCCTAAGGCAAGAAAAGACACCAAGCAGTGGGGAGAGATCCAGTATATGGTCAATCTGGACGACATTGCAAAAGCCGCTGAAGGCAAGAGCAATATGGAGCAACTGCAGGAAGAGATCCATGACATTCTTCGCGCCTACTACAGACTGGCGCTTGACCGGTTCATCGACAATGTCTTTCAACTCGCTGTTGACTACTCCCTGTTGCATGGCCCTTCCAGCCCTCTGAAAGTGTTCACTCAAGAGTGGGTGATCAATCTGGAGCCCGAGGAGCTGGAACGGATCGTTGGCGAGACCAAATCTGCCAAGAAGCGTCGCTCGAGACTTGCGAAGAAGATCGAGGATTTGTCTAGCGCTTTGAGGATCCTCAAAAGCTAG
- a CDS encoding HET-domain-containing protein — MGDSQNSRANDSVRKRQDAFGMQIKGFPKLTSGSQNPDAVKKAQLSMQASLLGAKQPVVTTTATLSSHLRELPVDQLPKTIKDALHVTEKLGFEYLWIDALCIVKDSDDDKAVEVSKMHEVYQNSSLTICAARAETCLEGFLGPREMASVDFTISFRLNYKATIQALNATVLLVEQNQTFKGKPMEPLHHRAWTMQETILSPRILLFSKYQLFLVCQEQAQQDGGIDDWNAYAEASSFHRLWGPRDSSTNPTKRAIGDFELYFRPLASQDTTSLEEPSLQTTWERIMQDYSRRSISVPSDKLPALYSLATIFSQRTNLDYVAGMWKQWLPGALLWRLYKTVSISRPKEWRAPTWLWFSV; from the exons ATGGGTGACAGCCAGAACTCTCGCGCCAACGACTCTGTTCGCAAGCGTCAAGACGCTTTTGGTATGCAGATAAAGGGTTTCCCGAAGCTGACCAGCGGGTCTCAAAATCCGGATGCCGTTAAGAAGGCCCAATTATCTATGCAGGCATCCCTCCTCG GCGCGAAGCAGCCAGTTGTCACAACCACCGCCACGCTCAGCTCTCACCTCCGGGAATTGCCAGTCGACCAACTCCCCAAAACTATCAAAGACGCCTTGCATGTCACCGAGAAACTTGGGTTTGAGTATTTGTGGATCGACGCCCTCTGCATCGTGAAGGACTCTGACGATGACAAGGCCGTAGAGGTCAGCAAGATGCATGAGGTCTATCAGAACTCCTCCCTTACTATTTGTGCCGCAAGAGCAGAAACCTGTCTCGAGGGATTTCTTGGCCCCCGGGAGATGGCGTCTGTAGATTTCACGATATCCTTTCGACTCAACTACAAAGCGACGATTCAAGCATTGAACGCTACGGTCCTTCTTGTCGAACAAAATCAAACATTCAAGGGGAAACCCATGGAACCTCTTCATCACCGTGCCTGGACTATGCAAGAAACCATTCTTTCACCGAGAATTCTGCTATTCTCCAAGTACCAGCTTTTCCTTGTGTGTCAGGAACAGGCTCAGCAGGATGGAGGTATCGATGACTGGAATGCGTATGCAGAGGCCTCAAGTTTTCACCGGTTATGGGGTCCACGCGACAGCTCAACAAACCCTACGAAGCGGGCGATAGGTGACTTTGAGCTTTATTTTAGGCCCTTAGCTTCCCAAGACACGACAAGCTTGGAAGAACCCTCGCTGCAGACAACCTGGGAGCGCATCATGCAGGACTATTCGCGACGAAGCATCTCTGTGCCATCTGACAAGCTTCCTGCACTTTATAGTCTAGCGACGATCTTTTCACAGAGAACCAACCTCGACTATGTCGCCGGCATGTGGAAGCAGTGGCTTCCTGGCGCTCTCCTCTGGCGATTGTATAAAAccgtctccatctccagACCCAAAGAGTGGAGAGCGCCGACCTGGTTATGGTTCTCAGTTTAG
- a CDS encoding Adenine deaminase — MENIQDFIRGIPKAELHMHIEGCSEPTMMFALAERNGIPLRWKSPEALRDAYEFNDLQSFLALYFEGCKVLVKMQDFYDVTLAYLERAHAENVVRAELFIGPQTFTENGTPLSELMEGVLGAIHEAEQALGISAGLIISTHRHRTEEEALELLDSIMPWKERIIGIGMGGPEMPNPPSKFATYFETCRERGFRTCIHAGEEGPSDYVRQAIEQLRIDRIDHGIACLSDAALVAELVEKQIPLTVCPVSNLKLSVVSSLASHPLRKLLDAGVKVSINSDDPPYFGAYINDNFIQSQAALGLSIHDIITLARNSISSSFLSEEEIKGLILKLDSFVSGL, encoded by the coding sequence ATGGAGAACATCCAGGATTTTATTAGGGGCATCCCGAAAGCAGAGCTTCACATGCACATCGAAGGCTGTAGTGAGCCGACCATGATGTTTGCCCTCGCTGAGCGGAATGGAATCCCTCTTCGATGGAAATCTCCTGAGGCATTGCGGGATGCCTACGAGTTCAATGATCTTCAGTCATTCCTCGCCTTATACTTTGAGGGATGCAAAGTTCTGGTCAAAATGCAGGACTTCTACGATGTGACTTTGGCATACCTTGAGAGAGCACACGCCGAGAACGTCGTCCGGGCCGAGCTCTTTATTGGCCCCCAAACTTTTACTGAAAATGGTACTCCTCTATCCGAACTCATGGAGGGCGTCCTCGGTGCAATTCACGAAGCCGAGCAGGCTTTGGGCATCAGCGCAGGGCTCATCATAAGCACCCACCGACATCGAACGGAAGAGGAAGCGCTTGAATTACTCGACTCGATCATGCCGTGGAAAGAACGCATTATTGGCATCGGCATGGGTGGGCCCGAGATGCCAAACCCACCCTCAAAATTTGCTACCTACTTCGAAACGTGCCGTGAACGTGGATTCCGAACCTGTATCcatgctggagaagaaggcccctCGGACTATGTACGTCAGGCTATCGAGCAGCTACGGATCGACCGGATCGATCATGGAATTGCTTGTCTTTCGGATGCAGCACTAGTCGCGGAACTTGTTGAAAAACAGATCCCGCTGACGGTTTGCCCCGTGTCGAATCTGAAACTCAGCGTGGTATCGTCGCTTGCTAGCCATCCATTGCGAAAGCTGCTCGACGCGGGAGTCAAGGTGTCGATCAACTCTGACGATCCGCCATACTTTGGCGCTTATATAAATGACAACTTCATACAGAGTCAAGCCGCGCTCGGTCTTTCCATTCACGACATTATTACTCTCGCTCGCAATAGTATTTCCAGCTCGTTTTTATCAGAAGAGGAGATAAAAGGGCTGATTTTAAAGTTAGATTCATTTGTATCAGgactttaa